The Glandiceps talaboti chromosome 19, keGlaTala1.1, whole genome shotgun sequence genome contains a region encoding:
- the LOC144450186 gene encoding uncharacterized protein LOC144450186, with product MGKEKFVFSRYEQALNEAHQILLHRLQNNKLSDKDKSIIIDCLCQHGLVRLDEVMAEEDSEKHCIDDSARSDCDVLVTNENPDSPQSTIACENSDNVTNEQTLPDSEEHCINYSDVSDKNGRHENERSLVGDECGQSFTQNSSLKQHMKIRKKGRPFICTDCDHRFTRKHNLKVHMRSHANERPFRCKECFKRFAYTSALKEHMRIHTNERPFLCKECGKTFIRSSGLKDHLRIHTNKRPFVCKECGKSFTRSSTVRVHMRSHTKERPFVCKECGKTFAYTSALKVHMRSHTNERPFVCKECAKSFTQNRDLKVHMRIHTNERPFVCNECGKGFTQSSDLTVHTRIHTNERPFVCKECGKGFNHSSPLKVHMRIHTNERPFVCKECGKGFTHSSALKSHMRIHTHERPFVCKECDKSFTQEINLKVHMRIHTNERPFVCKECGKSFTQGINLKVHMRIHTNERPFLCTECGKRFPQSNNLKVHMRIHTNERPYVCKECRRCFRHAHVLKVHMRIHTNERSYVCKECRRCFRHANSLKLHMRIHNNTRPSVC from the exons ATGGGAAAAGAGAAGTTTGTATTCAGCCGATATGAACAGGCCTTGAATGAAGCACATCAAATATTACTTCACCGACTTCAGAATAATAAACTCTCTGACAAAG ATAAATCCATAATTATTGATTGTCTTTGTCAACATGGACTTGTTAGATTGGATGAAGTCATGGCTGAAGAAGACTCTGAGAAGCATTGTATAGACGATAGTGCAAGAAGTGATTGTGATGTGTTAGTGACCAATGAGAACCCGGATTCTCCACAATCTACAATTGCATGTGAAAATAGTGATAATGTTACTAATGAACAGACTCTGCCAGACTCTGAGGAACATTGTATAAACTATAGTGATGTAAGTGATAAGAATGGAAGGCATGAAAATGAAAGGTCATTAGTAGGTGATGAgtgtggtcaaagttttactcaaaataGTTCTCTGAAACAGCACATGAAAATCCGCAAAAAGGGAAGACCATTTATTTGTACTGACTGTGATCATAGATTTACTAGGAAACAtaatctgaaagtacacatgagaagccatgcaaatgaaagaccatttcgATGTAAGGAGTGTTTTAAAAGATTTGCATACACTAGTGCATTGAAAGAACACATgcgaatccacacaaatgaaagaccatttctatgtaaggagtgtggtaaaaccTTTATTCGGAGTAGTGGTCTGAAAGACCAcctgagaatccacacaaataaaagaccatttgtatgtaaggaatgTGGTAAAAGTTTCACTCGCAGTAGTACTGTGAGAGTACACATGAGAAGCCATACAAAAGAAAGACCATTTgtttgtaaggagtgtggtaaaacatttgcatacactagtgcattgaaagtacacatgagaagccatacaaatgaaagaccatttgtttgTAAGGAGTGTGCTAAAAGCTTTACTCAAAATCGTGATctaaaagtacacatgagaatccatacaaatgaaagaccatttgtatgtaatgagtgtggtaaaggttttACTCAAAGTAGTGATCTAACAGTACACacgagaatccatacaaatgaaagaccatttgtatgtaaggagtgtggtaaaggttttAATCACAGTAGTCCTTTGAAAGttcacatgagaatccatacaaatgaaagaccatttgtatgtaaggagtgtggtaaaggttttACTCACAGTAGTGCTTTGAAAtcacacatgagaatccatacacatgaaagaccatttgtatgtaaggagtgtgataAAAGTTTTACTCAAGAGATtaatctgaaagtacacatgagaatccatacaaatgaaagaccatttgtatgtaaggagtgtggtaaaagttttacgCAGGGGATtaatctgaaagtacacatgagaatccatacaaatgaaagaccatttttATGCACAGAGTGTGGTAAAAGGTTTCCtcaatcaaataatttaaaagtacacatgagaatccacacaaatgaaagaccatatgtatgtaaggagtgccGTCGATGTTTTCGCCATGCACATGTATTGAAAGTCCACATGagaatacatacaaatgaaaggtcatatgtatgtaaggagtgccGTCGATGTTTTCGCCATGCAAATTCATTGAAATTACATATGAGAATACATAATAATACAAGACCATCAGTATGCTAG